A region of the Melanotaenia boesemani isolate fMelBoe1 chromosome 6, fMelBoe1.pri, whole genome shotgun sequence genome:
GGGTATTTAGCATAATGTTTTAAGGGTCTCCTTGTATATTGAAATATGTAATAGAAGTGACATAATTTGCTGAGAAAATTGCTTTTCAAGCTGATTGTTTCATAGCAACAAGCACACGAAGTAGCAGAATACCTGATACTTGTTCTGCAACATCGTGCAGCACAAACCAGTCATCTTCCACTTTTCTTGGTTGTGGCTGGTTAACCAACACCACAGCTGGTCTCACAGCTTCCATCACATAATCTggttttggttcagctggtggAGTGACACGCTGAACCACAGCAactgacacagaaacacaaaatgaataaatctgatGCTAACATTTGAGTGCAGCATACACAGGCTAACAGGGAATAAGTGGTACCTGGGAGCATGACTACTGGTTTCCCTCGTGTGACATCAAACAGCTTAAACCAATCATtttctcctcctgtctctgAAAGTGGTGCAAGTTGGCTCGGTCTAATTTCAGAAATGCGTGTCCCATCTTGCCTCCTGTCCACACCAATTATCACCTTCTTGTATGTTCTAGTTTCTGTAGTTTTCACCTCAGCCTCAAATGTCTTCTTCATATCCCGAACAATCTCAAGTGGAGTAGCTGGCACAGACAAGAGGGTGAAAGAAGCTGTGTGACGGTAGCAGATTCACTGAAATAAAGCAAACATCTTGTCTGGGatgcaaacatttaaataactATATACCTGTTGGTACTGTAACTGCTTTTCCGTGAACAGCATCaaacagaataaaccagtcaTCATCGATCTTTGGCAGCTGCTGAAAAGGCTGCGGGCTAATCTGGTCAAGATAAAACTTTGGCTGCACACTTTCTGCTTTAGCTGGAACAGCTGGATAGATTTTAGATGGTGGTGGCAcataaactgaaagaaaaaaataataatcttctACTTTGACACCTTTTAAATTCCAGATAATCTTTTGACATGATAacttgcaaaacaaaaagacattttgggGCTCTGGGTACCTGGAGGCACATAAGAAGTCGCTCTGGAAACGAAATCCAGCAGCAAAAACCAATCATCCTCTCCCTCCCTCATTGGTAGCAACATTTTCTGCTCTGGAAGCTGCTTGTCGTCTTTCTGCATCAAAATTTCCTCAACTACAATGTCCGACCTGGACTTTACAGTCAAAACCTTACTCACACTGGAGACACTTTCTCTGTGATAAACCTGAGAGGACTCAGCCATGGAAACtatggaaaacaaaatgaaagagcGACATAAGACAATTGagcacaataagaaaaaaacgaCTTAAAAGATGCATGTGGAAAAATCTGCAGTACCTGGAGGCACAAAAGATGTTTGTCTAATAGGAACATCCAGCAGCATAAACCAGTCATCTTCCCTCTCAACtggaatcagttttatttctgtgtccCTGACTAAAACCTTTGCTCTTTGTTCTCGCTGCTTGACAGCCATTACTTCAGTCAGAGAGACACCTTCTTTTGGGGTCacttcaacaacaaaaacaaaagaaataataaaaattaaacataaaaacactatGGATATGAAAAAACGCAAAAGGAAAACTAATTGCCTTCATAAAACTGGGAAGAAGAACAGGGGAAGTTCACCTATACCTGGTGGCACATATGTTGTTTTACTGGGAAGAACATCCAACAACTTAAACCAGTCATCTTCTCTGTCCGCCACCTGCTGTTGTAGGATTTCTTCTAGATACCTCGGTGCCTCTTGTATTATCTGTCTCTCTTCAATTAGTACCTTTTCCTCTTCTACATCTCCGGCCACAGAGACAAAAGCTTGGTCATCTGTCTGGGCTCTCTCTCTTAATGTGACTGATGAGTAAAGTCAGGAGAAAGCAGTGACACGACTTCCTTTCCATGCATGTGTAATATAAAAgcacaagaaaaaaaggtgttttGAAAAACAGTGCGGGACGTGTGGTACCTTGTGGTAAATAAGATGTTTCTCTGGGAGGAACTTCCAGCAGCACAAACCAAGAGTCATCGACTCTTCCTACGACATACGGTTGCTGTAGGATCTCAGGCACTCTCCACACTTCCTCCTGTCTTACTTTCCTCTCCTCAactttaacttctgttttcacCACAAGGGCAGCAACCTCAGACTTCGAGCTGAAATATTCACTTCCATTCCCTTCCACAGCAGTAATCAAATTAGGAGAGTAAAGATAGGTAGTATGTGACCACAGGAGCAAATATACAGCAGCTTATTGTAAAAGAAGCAAAGCAGGACATGACGTAGTTTTCACTTGCaaaaaactacataaatatgcaaataaatggatatgtgtatgtgcatttactcatttttgctctttttaaagTCTTAACCATATtcaatttatcatttatatcaCTGACTTTGTCATGCTGATTTTCTAAATACCTACAACAGTGATTAATTTCATACTGATGTCCACATATGTGTGCACATATTAAAGCTGGTATTTCTTGATATAATATAAATTTCTGAAATGCAAAGATTTATATGTGCATGTTTTCCCTCCTTTCTCAAATTAGTTATGAAATGCTGTGTTGGGGTTTGTTGGCTTTTATTTTCCCCTCTTTTCTCATTTTGATaggaaaaaacaataaaggatTGTTAACTTCATAATAATGGTCAAACAGTGGAGTCTCATAGAAGTAACCAGCAGAGGTATAATGCAAACAGAACTAATTGGTTAATATGTTTATGCTTGCCACTTTATCTATTTTAACATCATTAGAACAATAAATGGGTTAGTAGAGGTCCACAGCTGTTTGCAAAATTACATACTGTACCTGCTGGTTTATATAGAGGGCGATGAAAAAGTTCAAACCAGTCATCTTCATCTTCCATCTGAACATGATCCTCGGCCTGACCCCTCCCCGTAACCTCTTTCTGTGTCCTCTCCTCCGCTATCTCCCATTTGTCTAACACTGTCCCACCAGACTGTCCTCCATCTTCTACTGTTACCCTCTTTTTAGCGGTACGCTCCACCCTCTGATATGCTACTACAGAGGTGGTACCAGCAAGTTCTGGAGAAGCAAACTTCTCCTCCACCTCGCCTTGCCATTCTTTTTCGATCTGGCGTAGCTTCTCTCTCAAACTCTCATCTAAAAGATTCTCTTGCGTCACCAAAGTTTcactctcttcttcttcttcaggtaACAAACCTTTAAAGAACACCcgctttatttcttcttctagttcatcctcatcttcatctgttCTCTCCATCTTCCTCACAGATTTCCTTACTACCACCTTTGTAATACCTTTACCTTGCTGCTCCCACTCCTCCTCTTTTCTTAACTTTTCAACTTCCTCCTTCCCTAACTCCTCTTCTATTACTTTCTGAAGTCTCTCTGCCATCTCATCCACATCCTGCAGCCTTTCCTCTAAGCCCCTCACTTCCCTTAGCTTTCCTTCCAAAACATCCACCTCTGTCATCTTGTCTACTAAGGTAACTGTTTCCTGCAGCCTTTGAATCACTTCCTTAGTGGTCACTTCTGTACTCTGCTCCTCCACTCGGAGCTGGAACTGGACTTGGGATGAAGCTGAGAGGAGTTGCAACAAAAGTGAAACACTGAGCAGTGAAATTCAATTTGATTAATAAGTAGCCTCTTATATAATTCATATAAAAACTGtacttaaagaaaaataaaaagggttCTATAAATTGTTTTCCATACAAAAAAAACTCACACAGAGGCTGTTGTACACATTCAGAGGAAAACAAGATGAACCAATCATCTCGTTGGATGAATTCTGGTTGGAAAAGCTGGGCCAAGGAGGTCATTTCTGCCAAGCTGGGTTTGGCTGACAACATCAGAAAAAGATGCATGCGACATTTTTGGACTAGataaacaaaaacccacaaatCTCAAACAGTTGAAAACAGAGAGCAACATGTTTGGTTTTATCGAACGTTGGGtcaaaagctaaataaataaataactctcCAACTCAAACTGCTTCATTAGAAATGAATGAAGACCATAAACATGTAGCTAGGAATCTGTAGACATTGCCAGTGCTGATACCTGGCTCTTTTACAACATCAAAAGTTGAGACCACGGGAACTGGACGATCATGGTACAGAAGGGCAGACCAATCGTCTTCCTGTCtcatctgctgctgctcatcGGTTGCCAGCTCCTGCCATGGCTGACTGACTGACCGGGTAACGGTTGTCCCCTGCCAGGTCTGAACAGACTGTCCCTCCTCCCAGAACTGAGCGGAAGTCTGCTCTGATTCCCCTTTGGCTGTGAAGAGATGGCAAGGTGATGGCAGTTATGCAACGCTTCAGCTGGACAGATGACGGCTGCTGCGAATGCTTCACAGTGCTTCAAGCACGTTTGTAACCCAGTTAAATGCCAAGTAGTTTTACTGGTCTATTGTGAGTCCTTTAAAATGAGGTTagtgaaaaacataaaatatgcatCTTATAGTTcagaaaaaatgtgaatgaCCAGGATATACCTGCAGGTTATATTTCATTCTTTAACCTGTTTTAATGAAAGCGGCTGCAGCAGTGATGAGTGAGTCAGTGGGTTAAGAGGTTAAACATGCTGCAGgctaaaaggaaatgaaaatgtgtgtgctTTACACATTTAGCACAACTTCTGTGAAACAGCCACCTCGAGTCAGAAAATGTTCAAGAATGGTTCGGTATCAGATGAAGCTTGTTTAGCCCGATCCTTTTGGAGTTCACAGCAAGAAAACTACCCTTGAGTCATATCAAGGGAAGAACTAAGTATGTGTCACGTGTGGAAACGTGACATTTTTCCGACATGTTGAGCACAATGCAAAGCACATTTGCAAAGATTTAACGGCATAAAAGCGGATGAATGAGAACGTGTGAGGATGTTAAACGCAAACAGCGACCAGCGAGTTAGAAATATGCCAAAAGGCATTGCGAGCTGTTCCACACACTGGTACCTGGGAATTCAAGAGAAGACTGAGGTTTGTCAAGTTCCATCACTAACGACCAGTCATCAGTCTCAGACCTGCCTGATCCTGAAAGTTGCTGCAGAAACTGGAGAGTCTCCTCTCCAGCTGCAAGagtaaaacatgtcaaaaagAAGCTCATCAAAGCCAAGGTCCACTGCAAAAACCCAGATTTTAAAGCACAAACTTGCACGTACCTCCGTCTAGGTTACGAGACAGCCTCTTGCTTGCAGAACGTGCAAAGCGAGGGGCTGGGCGGTCGATCATGGAGCTCGCCTGGCGGGTCTGTGCCTGAGTGCGACCACTGTACCGAAACTTAGAGCCCAAGACGAGGAAGCGACGGGATGCAGGAGGCTCCACTGTCGACACCCTAAGCAAGAGGTACATCACAGAATCAATAAGACCATTTAATCTCAGTAAGACCAGGGATTCATCATTATTAATgggtttttatgtaaaaaggTAAACAACACTTTGTAGTTCATCTTAATAAGCAGGCTAAAACTAAAGGGTTTAATTATAAGATTAGGACCATGAGTGTGTAGCTTTCCATTAGCAGATTGTGATGTAGGGATTAAGGTACATTAAAGACGACCTGAAAATGACCTCCTGTTGCCAAGCAGGAAAGTGTCATCCTGAATTACAGAAGAACAACAAGGCTTTACCTGAAGAAGGTATGATGTTCAACACAAACTTTCCACAACTTCTTTGAGGCCTTGTAGTTGGGTAGTTTGAAGCCGATAGTGCTCTCATACTGCTCTTGCTAAAAGTAATcaaacagatgaaaatgaattaagACTTAAAGTCAATGACATTATTCTGCAACCCAACATGGAACAAATGAAAAGCTGATTAGttctaaaacacttttttttccagatgatGAATCACAAAATGTTCATTACCATGAAAATTACTCAAGTTTTTAACTGTAGGcgaataataaaaattatactATTTCAAAGCCAGTACAGCAGGTAATTTTGGGTAATATTTTATGGACTAGATTTGGGATTGGGAACAggtagaaaaactaaaacataatgAATGCTTGAGATTCACCTCTGATGGtctgattttaataaagaagCTGCTCCGTTTGTAAGAGATCTTGAGCACTTTAGGCCAAGGGAAACGGTTGATTCGAAGTTTGTCCTTGTAAACCATCAGACCGCTGGAGCAAACCCCCAGCGTAATGTCAACACCGTCAAGATCCTGCatgtaaaaacagaatcaaGGAGTCACACAACCGTCATCTCCCTGCACTTACAACACACAGTCACTGGGAGGCAGACTTTCTTACACAATCAAACAAAACCCTTTGGGGTCATGGGGTTTGTTattaatctctcttttttttcctctaaggGGAATGACATCaattttgtaattaaatttgCTACTGCTGCTTTACAAGCATGCTACtgtgaaataatgaaaagcaTAACAGGAAGTCAGAGTATAGTATCTCTCAGGATTTCCATGAAAAGACTTCAGTTAACCGGCAAAACAATAATCCCAACAGGGTAAAACAAttggataataaaaaaattgaatagaaataaaaatagtaatctCCACCTTGGCTTGGTGCAGGTCAACTCCATACATGGCAAGTTTCTTGGCATTTTCCAGAAACAGCATGTCTGCTTGGGCTGGGCTCATTGACCTGGAGACAGAAAATGAAGAGTTCTTTTCAAAGATATGCTTCATTGACACATAAAAGGGTTAAATTATTTGCAAGTAGGTTTGGgtcaaaaagtaaacaaacaaaaaaaagttaatggTTTGGCTCAGCTGAGCTTTGTGTTTAGAATCTACCACCTTCTCAATTGATCAAATCAGGTTCCATCGTCTTTCCTAACCTGTAAGTACGGTGTAGCTCCATCACTTTCTCCTCCAGCTCTTTGCTCTGTCCAGGAGCCAGGCTTAGATCTTTAAGATAGTCTGACCCGTGAACCTCTGGGTCATATTCTCCCACCTCTGACTGGGCTGTGTAGGAGCCCAGCAAGGACAGTGTGACAAAGGAACAGGGAAGAACTCCACGCATAATGTCCTTCCTCAGCTGAAGACAGAGGAAGTACCTGAAGAAAAGGtgaatggataaaaaaaaaactaagttatGGATAAGTGAAAAtgacaataacagaaaaaaattgtttctaGTGAAACAATTTTCAAGTGTGCTTGCATAATATCAATCCTTTCATGAGAGCTAAACAGCTAACGTAGCTCTGTCGGTATTACAACTTACCTGGTGAGATCTTCAGTCAGCTGTGCAGGATCAGGAGGATAGAACTTCACGTTGAATGTAAACTCATAGACAGCACCTGAAACCTGCTTTCGGATCTCTTTGGTGGGTTCCAGCCATGTCTGCAGGAAAtattggaaaaaaagaacaaccacTCAGCACAGATTTCTTCCTTGTGTGACTCTGTTATTAAAGAATAGCTAAAGTAATACAAGAAACGCCAGCCCACCTTGCTGGTTGGTGTTTCCCAGTTAGCAAGGCCAAAGTAATCCTTCTCCAGAAGGTTGACATGGTCACACACTTTTGTTAAAAGTTCCTGGCCTTTAGCATGTTTCTGAATAACACACACACGGACAACTATATTAATCAAACAACAGAGCATTAAGTAAAAATTATCAAGAAAATTTGGTGAGTTGCTTACATCAAGTTCACACTCAAACTGAGTGTCGTCCAGTAAGGTGACTTTGCACTGCATGATTTTCTGACGTTTGGGGCTTTTAGCCTCCTCCAccttcttttctgtcttcttttctttcgCCGGTTTCTCTTTCTTGGCCTGCTGCTCGGTTGCCTTTTGCTCTCCTTTGGTTGCCTCCACCTTTTCTGTtggttcctcctccttctttgtGTCCTCCTTTTTCACGTCTTCCTCTACTTCAGGCTCTTTCTTTATCTCAGATTCTTCCTTCTGTTCCTCTGGAGCAGGCTAATGGAGTTCCCACGAGACATTTGCAGAAGAGACAGGATACAATGCATTAAATGTACAAAGATGACAGCACTTGAGACAATACTACACATGATagtaaaaatcaaatatatagTTGTTAATAGAGGCTTTTGTTCTGATGAgtacaccaaaaaaaaaaaaaaaacaagcttttagCTGAAACCATCACAGTTACTTCTGCTGAACCAGCTACCCACGTCATAAAAAATTcattggaggaaaaaaaaaaaaaacaaaacacaggttTCTCTACTATAATGTGACAAGCAGCATGAATCTAAATATAACACAACTTTGTTCTACTTGGATTTTCTGTAGATGATGGCATTCTTGCATTGCATCGTCCATTAAATATGAGGCAATTATATAAGCTTAGCATGGAGAAAGCTACTCTTTCTACCCAAAGAATATTTAATTAGCATGCTATAACCTCTGGATTTGAAGAAGTGCCACCATGGAACCTTGTTATGATAGTGGAAACAGCAGCCATTAAGTACCATAATATAAAGTCCtgtctatttttttaataagctataatgtatatgtattttttgttcATGCACTTTTAAGACTGCTTTTAAGATGACTTTGTTAACATCTAGGCGGCTTCAAGCTGACTGCTTTTGTCCATCTCTTGTCCTCATGTTAAGGGATGTTAATCGTCTTCTGTATTCCAGTTTAACTGAGcttttacacacacagattATATTAATCCACTCATCTAATTTTTGGCAGACAAATAACACCCAAATGTCTATTTTGTTTCCTACAGTAGTGAATAAATGAGctaaatcattattatttagaACTTTTGCCAAGATTGATTTCCATTTACCGGtaccataaaaagaaaagaatgtatCCGTGGTGTCCGTGTACTGGGTGCCAGTCCACAGCTGAGTGTTTTCTGGCTGTTAGTCACTCACCTGTGTCTCAGTGCTGCTTACTGACTGCTGATCTGGAGCCTGTTCAGTGTCTGGCTCAGTTTTAAGTTCAGGCTCTGGAGCAGCAATCGGCGCTTTCACCTGCTCAACTCCGGCTTTCAcctccttctcttccttttttcctttgttcttccctttctcttttttctttcccttttcctcttctttttgttgttttccttcagTCTTCCcctgctcttcttctttttccttctgttttgcCTCTTCGTTCACCTTCTCCTCCCCTTTTGGCTtgtcctcttctttcttttttcccttttcttcttttgctttctcctcctcctttttagccttttcttctttcgttttctcctcttctttctttttagccttctcttctttcactttgtcctcctccttcttcttagctttttcttcttctttcttttttgccttttcAGCCTCTCtggctttttcttcttctctcctctttgctttctcttcttctctctttcgtaccctttcttcctcctctgttttcctttttgctttttcCTCTTCCCTCTTCTTcaccttttcctctttttcttttttctttgccaaCTTCTTATcaactttttcttcctctttctttccaGCCTCTGTCGCTTTCTCTTTAAcctccttcttttcttcttttgtctctgGTTTTGCCTCCTCCTTTTCTACAGCCAGTTttgtcttctcttcctccttctcctcttctatcttttctggcttttcttcctctttttttgtctcGTCCTTTTTCACTTTCTCCTCATTCTTTTCCTCGgcttttttctttgcttctttttttttctttttactgcccttcttttcaactttttcttccactttctttttttcttctatctgctctattttctcttcttctgtctttttaacTTCTTTGACATCTGATTTCTCCTCCACGGCTTTAGTCtccttttcttcacttttcacCTCTTccactttctcttcttctgcctTTTCAGCTTTCTCCTCTTTGTCTGATTTTTCTTCCCTGGCTTTCTCTGCCTCGAACCCCTCGCCCTCAGAGCACTGCGAGCGACGTTTCAGGAAAGAAGAGAACAGACGAGAGAGGCCTTTGCCAGCAGAGGTCCTGGTACGAGGCTtcagctgctcctcctctgggGAGGTAGCTGCATCCGCAGGCCCAGGTTCAGCAACCTGCTCCTGGGCCTTTTTGCTCGGCTGCTCCCCCTCCTGCTCAGatgttgctgcttcctgcttctgCTTATTCTCTGGCTCAGGTTCAAGGGCTGCACTGCTGGTCTTCTGCTTGCCCTCGGTGTCTGCCTCACTCACAGCGCTTGCCTCTGTTGTCATGGTAGCCACTGGGAAGGAGAACAGAAGGGAGTCAGAGATGAAGAAAAGTCATAATGCTGCACAAAGCATGGTGGTGAACTATATGGACATACTTGGATCACAACTACCAAGAAAGCTGACTATTTAGCCCTTTTCACATGAGACATGTGAATGTAATTACTTCATCAGTCATTTAAGCAATGACATTAGGTCATTCACACATTTGCcactttttgttcatgtttgttgACATCGTTGTGAAAGTGATGGAAATATTAGAcgataaataaagatatttattgAGTCACAGCCTTTTtacaacatccatccattttctattttatgttattccaattcagggatGCGGGTAAGATGAAGCCTaccccagcaattagcaggtcgTCAGTCTATCGTAGTGTTTTTACAACATGTCATCTCATTAGTGCCAAGCATGCAGTTGTGTGAAAGAAAACGGGATGGAGGCAGCTCAAAATGTTACATGCTCACCACAGCAGCAGGGCAACTGTTATCAAATAGAGACAAGAATGATGTTACGCCACCTTTTCACACTGCCACTGCTGTTTGACAGAAGCTGCAGCACCGCACAAAACTATTTTTACTCATAACATCTTCTTATGCCATAAAACTGAATATCAAGCACGAACATGAAGCATTGTGTTACGTCAAACCACTCAGAGCTGAGCAGCAACATAAGGAAAACTTCATAGGCAATATTGCATCAATGACGATATGATTTgtgataaatgtaaacaaataactTTCCTTTTCTGTGTCTGTTCATAATGATTAGCTGTTAAATATGCAagaaacagaacttttttttaatatagtttTTATGACATATTGTATATAATCTGAATTTTCTGCACAATTTTTATTGTTGGTATGCTTTTATGTTTGatggtgaatgaatgaatttgatTGTTGTTCATCACTTTATGGCTGCAGCTAGGGTAAACGCCCAATACAAATTTCCCCCTAAGATGACAATAAAGTTAATCTTGATCTTGACTTCTTCTACATGGAATAGAGCCAGTAAAGTACTGATACTGCACATGCTGATATTGTGACAGGTTTTTGATATATTGAGCCACTATAGGGAACCAGTTGCTAATATGATCTATGGTTAGACAGAAAGCGCAAACTTCAGCTACAGCTCATTTGACTCAAAACATCTTTAAGTCGGAGAGGTTGAACCACATTGTTAATTATTATTGAAGCAAACTGCTGGATTCCTTCAAACAGCTGATCATATATCAAATTAACCCACCTCTTTTGTGCATGTCTGTTTGTAAACTAATTGCAGCAGTTCATATTTGTGCTGTGCTGAAAGTGTCTCAATACGTAACAGAAAAGATCGCCGGATGGAGGCGGTGAGGGTCCAAACGTGACATGGAAATGCTCAATGACTGCGACATTAATAAGGAGCaatgcatgtgtgaaatgtttttaaaactggatGATTTACTCTttacttaaaagaaaatgtcatgtgTAGGCTTGATATACCGATCAGGCTAAATGATTTCTAACTTTATTCATCATCAAGAGGAATTTTAATAAACAAGTTCTATGCAGTAATCTACTTCGCTGTTTAAAGATAACTGCTTTCGCTCTGTGGTATAACAAACTTCTATAAAGCAAACTAACACCCACGGATTATAATCTAACTCCAGCACAGTtctcacacatacaaaaaacatcattttttcAAACAATAGCCTTCCATGCTGAAGAATGCTGAGGGCCAATCACAGACTCATTAAATCCCACCGACACAAAGGAGGCATTCTCTTCTGTATCTGCCTATTAGCACCGCCTGGGTCATCCTCACCAAGCAAGCCTGGCTCTTCATATCACACACACGCACCTGCACAGGTCATCGGACACACAAGGACCAGATAACATGATGATACAAAAGATCATCAGTTGgtaatgcttttttgtttgctaCTCTGAATTTccagtttaaatgaaaacttcCCAGACAATTAACCCTAAATCTGCCACAAAGGCCAACATGCCTTTTctaaagtaaatgtttaaattattttggcAAACTGCTTCTTATTCAAATGTGCAATGGAAACAAATGTTGTGTCTTacaatttttaatcaaactctgAAGTAGTTATGCAAATATGAAGGCTGCAGCTAATTTATAATACTTTTCTTACTTATTGTCAAGCAACAAAGTGACTCACAGCCTTAAAACTCAGAACCTTAAGATTTAAATCATtcaacttttatttaataatttggcaGATATGGTACATTGAAAATCTTCCACCCGGCTGCTTAGGTAGGCGAAATGTTGGCTACAGTGCCTCAAAGTACCATCAATTCTCTTCAGTGATAAGCGTCCTGTCTGGCCTTGTCTAATCGGTGACTAATGTAGCTGTGTTTGTCTCCTCCATATGTAGTTCAAGTCCCACCCTACTCTTTTGATGGGGGAGGGGGGAAATGCCAGACAAGCAGACAGGCCAATCTTCCAGATGTACAGGGCTGTCCCAAAGGGTGCATCCAGGATCTCTATACCATACACTTCCCACTGGCACTACGGGAcagcaggagaggaggagggggtaCGCAAATAGGCCAAATCCTCTTTAGCCCTCCCATTGTTTGTGTCCAGTGACCAATAACTGCTGCACTCTATTACTAATCCTGCCCACCCTTCCCCCCACAAGACCCCCCCTACCCC
Encoded here:
- the LOC121641205 gene encoding uncharacterized protein LOC121641205 isoform X4; translation: MQCKVTLLDDTQFECELDKHAKGQELLTKVCDHVNLLEKDYFGLANWETPTSKTWLEPTKEIRKQVSGAVYEFTFNVKFYPPDPAQLTEDLTRYFLCLQLRKDIMRGVLPCSFVTLSLLGSYTAQSEVGEYDPEVHGSDYLKDLSLAPGQSKELEEKVMELHRTYRSMSPAQADMLFLENAKKLAMYGVDLHQAKDLDGVDITLGVCSSGLMVYKDKLRINRFPWPKVLKISYKRSSFFIKIRPSEQEQYESTIGFKLPNYKASKKLWKVCVEHHTFFRVSTVEPPASRRFLVLGSKFRYSGRTQAQTRQASSMIDRPAPRFARSASKRLSRNLDGAGEETLQFLQQLSGSGRSETDDWSLVMELDKPQSSLEFPAKGESEQTSAQFWEEGQSVQTWQGTTVTRSVSQPWQELATDEQQQMRQEDDWSALLYHDRPVPVVSTFDVVKEPAKPSLAEMTSLAQLFQPEFIQRDDWFILFSSECVQQPLSSSQVQFQLRVEEQSTEVTTKEVIQRLQETVTLVDKMTEVDVLEGKLREVRGLEERLQDVDEMAERLQKVIEEELGKEEVEKLRKEEEWEQQGKGITKVVVRKSVRKMERTDEDEDELEEEIKRVFFKGLLPEEEEESETLVTQENLLDESLREKLRQIEKEWQGEVEEKFASPELAGTTSVVAYQRVERTAKKRVTVEDGGQSGGTVLDKWEIAEERTQKEVTGRGQAEDHVQMEDEDDWFELFHRPLYKPAGNGSEYFSSKSEVAALVVKTEVKVEERKVRQEEVWRVPEILQQPYVVGRVDDSWFVLLEVPPRETSYLPQVTLRERAQTDDQAFVSVAGDVEEEKVLIEERQIIQEAPRYLEEILQQQVADREDDWFKLLDVLPSKTTYVPPGIVTPKEGVSLTEVMAVKQREQRAKVLVRDTEIKLIPVEREDDWFMLLDVPIRQTSFVPPVSMAESSQVYHRESVSSVSKVLTVKSRSDIVVEEILMQKDDKQLPEQKMLLPMREGEDDWFLLLDFVSRATSYVPPVYVPPPSKIYPAVPAKAESVQPKFYLDQISPQPFQQLPKIDDDWFILFDAVHGKAVTVPTATPLEIVRDMKKTFEAEVKTTETRTYKKVIIGVDRRQDGTRISEIRPSQLAPLSETGGENDWFKLFDVTRGKPVVMLPVAVVQRVTPPAEPKPDYVMEAVRPAVVLVNQPQPRKVEDDWFVLHDVAEQVSVPVAVDELVTVRPVVRRAKEFAITEQITQRRVTIVEEKWQKKDVVQPQPAVRQVEDDWFVLLDVAPKKSVAPPEGIQVPAKVKLPAAVVTRKIDISEIRPQFEKRILEERVPLVQSQAGDDWFVLLDFDLKESVVSTQRGMRPVSAPVFSQAALAEAGIPMAPLEQPQTSTPIKTSRQEERKLEVTVEAVEPSRMEAVAEVKTAVWREQREVDSSLISTINGDIQEFEKPQEDLLKHHASISELKRNFMEAVPEPRLSEWDKRLSTHSPFRTLGINGQPLPSADGSVCISSLSKGSETKAGHEETSIYLGFTVISSPNITPKSELDSVEAFTAPVEEQSCDQEEDVVFETPPVPELEVKMVQLASSFKTSCKVLDEIQEEKGSCPGVAECSERIVGSSPASYYWSDGPQVMRCFQPPLVQTQTVTITAVSLPSDISTTEVPIVQTKTFTYDSSKVTDDGTDEDKDSTAVSSSKTISTESTSGTTVTTTTTQISKVVKSGSSEMRVEKRIVITADSDIDQDKEKHGGASAL